One genomic segment of Accipiter gentilis chromosome 29, bAccGen1.1, whole genome shotgun sequence includes these proteins:
- the TCP11 gene encoding LOW QUALITY PROTEIN: T-complex protein 11 homolog (The sequence of the model RefSeq protein was modified relative to this genomic sequence to represent the inferred CDS: inserted 1 base in 1 codon), with protein sequence MPNPRARARSGDKQPPREDGGSRGEKLPASGPSPAIPPQVLSMNELQEITDDISKLTIVHEIVLNSDFKLQAASFSPDSLENRVKETLHKAFWDNLEEQLSASPPDYTQAIQLLQEIKEALLSLLLPWHNQLRGQIEEALDMELIRQEAEHGALDIHGLTTYVLGTIARLCAPIRDKEVQGLQSLTNPTQLLREIFWVLGLMKMDMLNFTIQTLXQDHIVQYEQKKFQQLLDKLPNSLDRTREWLCKAAAEVSASSSQPPPHPAVSGSAAAHSPGAASSSTTVPSLGSVLNRGYMNLLCWEPGQKEYPETLFMDQARLQEVQAQVNQLTIIAAVLLVTSGICGSTLCGSPGIVARLKRVTKVLLEGLSCTRCEEALEDVGDQVLQEVSRTLSQLGYPAFTTDKCASLKGQIKSIADKGNAVRQVIEQRIHSFLSLFISPDGLNSQKHFPKGLDTIQEELLEVGRRFGSVIQHNRQLFAPYYSGILKKMLLPDSEPDSDTGMDSF encoded by the exons ATGCCCAatccccgggcccgggcccggtcCGGCGACAAGCAGCCCCCGCGGGAGGACGGCGGGTCCCGCGGCGAGAAGCTGCCGGCCTCCGGACCGTCACCCG CCATCCCTCCACAAGTTCTCTCCATGAATGAGCTACAGGAAATAACTGATGACATTTCCAAACTGACCATTGTGCATGAAATTGTGCTCAACAGTGACTTCAAACTGCAAGCAGCCAGCTTCTCCCCAGAcag CCTGGAAAACAGAGTGAAGGAGACCTTGCACAAAGCCTTCTGGGACAACCTGGAGGAACAGCTCTCTGCTAGTCCGCCAGACTATACTCAGGCAATCCAGCTCCTGCAGGAGATAAAAGAG GCCCTGCTATCATTGCTGCTGCCATGGCACAACCAACTGCGAGGCCAGATTGAAGAGGCCTTGGATATGGAGTTGATTAGACAGGAGGCTGAGCATGGCGCTCTGGATATCCACGGTCTCACAACGTACGTCCTTGGCACAATAGCAAGGCTGTGCGCGCCCATTCGAGATAAGGAAGTACAAGGGTTGCAAAGCCTCACAAACCCAACTCAACTTCTCAG GGAGATTTTCTGGGTGTTGGGCCTGATGAAAATGGATATGCTGAATTTTACCATCCAGACCC CGCAAGACCACATTGTCCAGTATGAACAGAAGAAATTCCAGCAACTCTTGGATAAGCTGCCTA ATAGCCTGGATCGCACGAGAGAGTGgctgtgcaaagcagcagcagaagtgtcCGCGTCCTCTTCGCAGCCGCCACCCCACCCCGCAGTCAGTGGCTCAGCTGCCGCACACTCGCCAGGGGCAGCCAGCAGTAGCACAACTGTGCCAAGTCTCGGGTCCGTGCTAAATAGAGGATACATGAATCTGCTCTGCTGGGAGCCTGGGCAAAAGGAATACCCTGAG ACACTGTTTATGGATCAGGCCCGACTGCAGGAAGTACAAGCGCAGGTGAATCAGCTTACCATCATAGCTGCAGTCCTGCTAGTGACCAGTGGCATATGTGGAAGCACCTTATGTGGCTCACCTGGGATTGTAGCTAGGTTGAAACGGGTAACAAAGGTCCTCTTGGAAGGGCTGTCTTGTACCAG GTGTGAAGAAGCTTTAGAAGATGTTGGTGACCAAGTGCTCCAGGAAGTCAGCAGGACTCTTTCACAGCTGGGTTACCCTGCTTTCACCACTGACAAGTGTGCTTCCCTGAAAGGCCAGATAAAAAGCATTGCGGACAAGGGCAATGCAGTCCGGCAGGTCATCG AGCAGCGGATTCATTCCTTCCTCAGCCTTTTCATCTCCCCTGATGGACTGAATTCTCAAAAACATTTCCCAAAGGGCCTTGATACCATTCAGGAAGAGCTGTTGGAAGTTGGGCGCAGGTTTGGAAGCGTGATCCAGCACAACAGGCAGCTGTTTGCACCTTACTACTCAGGAATTCTCAAGAAGATGCTTCTTCCAGACTCGGAACCAGACTCGGACACAGGGATGGATTCTTTCTGA